One window of the Ananas comosus cultivar F153 linkage group 21, ASM154086v1, whole genome shotgun sequence genome contains the following:
- the LOC109726762 gene encoding hydroxymethylglutaryl-CoA synthase-like, whose product MGCKDVGILAMDIYFPPTCVHQEALEAHDGASKGKYTIGLGQDCMAFCTELEDVISMSLTVVTSLLKKYQVDPKLIGRLEVGSETVIDKSKSIKTWLMQIFEEYGNTDIEGVDSTNACYGGTAALLNCVNWVESNSWDGRYGLVVCTDSAVYAEGPARPTGGAAAIAMLIGPNAPISFESKFRGTHMAHVYDFYKPDLASEYPVVDGKLSQTCYLMALDSCYRRYCSKYEKLEGLQFSMSNGDYFVFHSPYNKLVQKSFARLYFNDFLRNCSSVENDSIEKLQPFANLTGDESYQSRDLEKFAPEKFVKTLKLMEHRYGAKDFETTKDTSLLSPGTFYLTKVDSMYRRFYNKKGEDDDVTSGTSINSNNAPLANGH is encoded by the exons ATGGGTTGCAAGGATGTGGGGATTCTCGCCATGGACATCTACTTCCCTCCTACTTGCGTGCACCAG GAGGCCCTCGAGGCTCATGATGGAGCAAGCAAGGGTAAGTACACCATTGGACTAGGCCAAGATTGCATGGCTTTTTGCACAGAATTGGAAGATGTGATATCCATGAG CTTGACGGTAGTTACTTCCCTGCTAAAAAAGTATCAGGTCGATCCAAAGCTAATCGGACGCTTGGAAGTTGGTAGTGAGACTGTGATAGACAAAAGCAAATCTATCAAGACTTGGCTAATGCAAATTTTTGAG GAATATGGTAACACCGATATCGAAGGTGTTGACTCGACTAATGCGTGTTATGGAGGAACTGCTGCACTACTAAACTGTGTGAATTGGGTTGAGAGCAACTCTTGGGATGGCCGTTATGGACTCGTTGTTTGTACAGATAGTGCG GTTTATGCAGAAGGGCCAGCTCGGCCTACCGGTGGTGCAGCTGCAATTGCCATGCTAATTGGGCCAAATGCTCCTATTTCTTTTGAAAGTAAATTTAGGGGAACTCACATGGCTCATGTTTATGATTTCTACAAGCCCGATCTTGCTAGTGAATATCCG GTTGTCGATGGAAAGTTATCTCAGACATGCTATCTCATGGCTCTAGATTCGTGCTATAGGCGATACTGTAGCAA GTATGAAAAGCTTGAAGGACTGCAATTCTCCATGTCTAATGGAGACTATTTTGTGTTCCATTCTCCCTACAACAAG CTTGTACAGAAAAGCTTTGCCCGACTTTACTTCAATGACTTCTTGCGCAACTGCAG ctCTGTTGAGAATGATTCAATTGAAAAGCTGCAACCGTTCGCAAATTTGACTGGTGATGAAAGTTACCAGAGCCGTGATCTTGAAAAG TTTGCACCTGAGAAATTTGTCAAGACATTGAAGTTGATGGAGCACCGATACGGAGCCAAGGACTTTGAGACAACAAAGGATACAAGTTTGTTGTCACCTGGAACGTTCTACCTAACAAAGGTTGACTCCATGTACCGGAGATTCTACAACAAGAAGGGGGAAGATGACGATGTAACCAGTGGAACATCCATCAACAGCAACAATGCTCCGTTAGCAAATGGACACTAG